The DNA region GACAGGGCGGACAGCGACGGAAGGAAAGGACCTGTCATGCTCGCGGCACAGCATAGCCCAGCGCCGTCCCCCGCAGCATGAAGACTCCCGCAACGCCGCCGGCGCCAGGCGAACGGGATGAATTCCTCAAACGCACTTCACTTCCCGGCACTATCCTGACCGGGTGAACGCCAAACGCCTGACCACCGTCGGGGTTGCCCTGTCCGCCACCGCCGCTGTCGCCTACGCGCAGCTCGGCGGGTACACCCAGGCGAACCTCAGCAGCACCGCCACCGGCAAGACCTTCTTGCAGGTCATCAACGACCTGAACCGCCTGTACCTGTACCCGGTCGACCAGGAAAAACTGCTGCGTGGCGCCATCACCGGCGCGGTCGGCAGCCTGAACGACGAGTTCACGTACTACAGCCAGCCCGAGGACAACGCCATCGACGCCGAGAACCTCAACGGCGAGTTCTACGGCATCGGCGTGCAGCTCGTCGCGGCCAACCCCGACGGGACCGGCGGCAAGATCGACAACGTCTTCCGGACCGGCGCGGCCAGCACGGCCGGCGTGCAGATCGGCGACGTGTTCGTGAAGATCGACGACAAGGACGTCACCAGCGCCAAACTGAACGAGATCGTGCGCCTCGTGCGCGGCCAGAAGGGCACCGCCGTGAACGTCACCTTCGCCCGCGACGGCAAACCCTACACCGTCCGGATGGAACGCCAGCCCGTCACGATCGTCAGCGTCGAACAGACCGTCCTGCCCGGCAACATCGGCTACATCGCCCTGAACACCTTCTACAACGAGAAGGCCAGCGAGCAGTTCAACGCCGCCGTCGCCGACATGAAAAAGAAGAACGTCAGCGGCCTGATCCTCGACCTGCGCGACAACGGCGGCGGCCTCCTGAGCGCCGGACACGACGTCGCCGACCAGTTCCTGCAGAGTGGCCCCATCGTCAGCCTGCGGGACCGCAACAAACGGGTCCAGGTGTACGGCGGGAACGCCACCAACAGGGCCAGCGACTACACCGGCAAACTGATGGTGCTGGTGAACAAGAACAGCGCCAGCGCCAGCGAGGTCGTCTCCGGCGCGCTGCAGGACACGGGCCGCGCCACCATCATCGGTGAGCAGACCTTCGGCAAGGGCGTCGCCCAGATTCCCGAAACGCTGCCCGACGGTGGCAAGATCGCCATCGTCGCCAACGAGTGGCTGACGCCCAAGGGCCGACAGATCCACAAGAAGGGCATCACGCCCGACGTGGTCGTCAAGGACACCCGCTACACCACCCCGCCCAACCTGACCGGCAGCGGCGTCACGCCCGGCGCGAAGATCACCCTGACCATCGAGGGCAAACCCGTGACCATCACCGCCGACAAGGACGGAAAGTTCAGCTACACCGGCGAGATCAAGCGCCCCAGCCGCAGCGCCGCGCAGGGCGAGGCCGTCGTGGACCTCCAGACCGACGCCATCCTGAAAAAGGCCGTCGAACTGCTCGGCAAGTAAGCCGCTTCATCTCCGGCGGGCCGCCCCTGAACGACGGGGGCGGCCCGCCTGTTGGGGCACGTCACACGGACTGCCGTTTGTCTCGCCGACCATCCGGAAGTTCACCGGACTGCCAGCTCCAAGTCCGGAGGGGCGTGCTGCTCCCACTCTGCGGAGCAGCCCTCCGGGTCGCTTCGCTCGGACCCAGCGGGCTTTGCAGCCCCTTCAATCGGAGTCCGTATCAGTCCCAGTCCCAGTCGCGCCAGTCGCTGGCCCTCGCCCCGGCTGCGCCGGTGACAGGGGGCGTCTTCGTGCTGCCCGGCTGGCTGCCGGGCGCCGGGTACCAGTCATACGTGGCGGCCAGGGCTGTGTCCAGCCGCTCGCGCAGCAAGCCGGTCAGCCGCGTGCGTTCAGGGTCGCTCAGGCGGCCGAGTTCGCGGGCCAGCCGGTCAAGCGCGGCGTCCAGGGCCGGCAGGTACGGTTCGCGGGCCTTGCGCACCGCGCCGCGCCGCAGCGGCCCGGGGTGAATGACCGGCACGAACGACGCGGCGGCCGTCTCCAGCAGCAGGGCGCGGCGTTGCTCGCGCGTCTCGCGGGCGCGGGCGGCGCGGTCGCGGGCGTCGGCGGCGCGCGCCTGCGCGGCCAGGAAATCGTCGCGGCGTTCCACGTCCAGCACGCGTTCCTCGGCGTACAGTTTCACGGGCGGCAGGCGGCGGCGGCCCATCTTCAGGCCGTTCGGGCGCGTGCGGTCGTGTTCACCCAGGAAGCGGGTGATCAGGGTGGGGGTCCAGCCGCGCTCCTTGAGGTCCTGGGTGGCCAGGAAGCCCGGCGGGTTGGAGGGGGCCGCTTCCCGGCCCTCGCGGGCGGGGGGGCTCATGGTCGGGGCGTCCACTCGCGGCGCAGCAGGTCCAGTTTCACGCTGTCGAAACGCCGGCCGCCCACCAGCCGCGCCTCGCGGATGCGGCCGGCCTCGCGGAACCCCAGGCGGTGGGCGGCGCGGAGCATGCGTTCGTTGCCGCTCCAGGTGCTGAAGGTCAGGACGTGCGCGTCGGTCTCGTTCAGCGTCGCCTCGACCCACAGGGCCAGGGCGCGGCTGCCGACGCCCCGCCCCCAGTGTTGCGGGTCGAAGATGATCACGCCCAGGTCCCACACGTCACTGGCGTCCTCGGCGCGGTTGAGCATGCCGATGCACGCGCCGCCCAGGTCCACGACCCGCTCGTTCGGGGTGGGCGGCGCCGTTTCCAGGTGGCGGACGTAGGTGCCCAGCGAGGCGGTCGTGTCGGCCGGGTTCAGGTACGGGGCGTCCCACTGACGCCACTGCGCCGTGGGGTCCGTGAAC from Deinococcus depolymerans includes:
- a CDS encoding S41 family peptidase gives rise to the protein MNAKRLTTVGVALSATAAVAYAQLGGYTQANLSSTATGKTFLQVINDLNRLYLYPVDQEKLLRGAITGAVGSLNDEFTYYSQPEDNAIDAENLNGEFYGIGVQLVAANPDGTGGKIDNVFRTGAASTAGVQIGDVFVKIDDKDVTSAKLNEIVRLVRGQKGTAVNVTFARDGKPYTVRMERQPVTIVSVEQTVLPGNIGYIALNTFYNEKASEQFNAAVADMKKKNVSGLILDLRDNGGGLLSAGHDVADQFLQSGPIVSLRDRNKRVQVYGGNATNRASDYTGKLMVLVNKNSASASEVVSGALQDTGRATIIGEQTFGKGVAQIPETLPDGGKIAIVANEWLTPKGRQIHKKGITPDVVVKDTRYTTPPNLTGSGVTPGAKITLTIEGKPVTITADKDGKFSYTGEIKRPSRSAAQGEAVVDLQTDAILKKAVELLGK
- a CDS encoding GNAT family protein; protein product: MTEPRPSPTAPPGGPDAAAVTLRGRRPRDLPVLRRWFTDPTAQWRQWDAPYLNPADTTASLGTYVRHLETAPPTPNERVVDLGGACIGMLNRAEDASDVWDLGVIIFDPQHWGRGVGSRALALWVEATLNETDAHVLTFSTWSGNERMLRAAHRLGFREAGRIREARLVGGRRFDSVKLDLLRREWTPRP